The region TATCCCGAATCCGGGATAATCTTTCAATTATTTACTTTAGAGTTAGGAAGAATTATGATAAAAAAAATAATGATTATACTTTTATTAACAGCATTAAATTATGCTCAACAACAAACTGATATACCCTGGCCAACACTTGCAAATACCGATTGGCCGATGATAAAACACGACCCACAGTTTACAGGCAGATCACCATACAAAGGACCACAAACACCAACCGTTATTTGGACAAAAGATCTGGAAGATGGTATTTTTTCAGGTCCTGTAATTGGGGATGAAGGATATTTATATTTTGGTACTTACTATGACTACCCCATAATTCAAGCATTTTCAGATTATTTCTATTGTTACGACTCTGCTGGAAATTATGTTTGGGAATATAATCTTGGTAGAAATCGTCCACCTCAATCAGGAATTTTAATAGATTCAAGCAATACAATATACTTTGGTTCTCTTGACAAATATTTATATGCACTAAATCCGGACGGAACACTTAAATGGGAGTTTGAAACATCTGCACCTATAGTTGAATTAGCGATTCCAAATATTGATTTACAAGGCAACGTTTATATAACAAATGGATTAGGGCGATTGTATTCTATAAAACATAATGGCACTTTAAACTGGGATACAACTTATGAAAATGGTTTTTTTCAAAAATCACCTGTGTTCTCACCTGATGGGAATACTATATATATAGCAGGAAGAGATTCAAACCTATTCGCATTAAATCTTGATGGAAGCTTAAAATGGAAATTTAGCTGCGGAAATATTATAAAGGCACCTTTAGTTGATACGTATGGGAACATTTTCTTCTCAACTCTCTCTGGGGATTATTATTTTTATTCAATCTTTTCAAGTGGTCAATTAAGATGGAAAAAAAATGATATTTATTTTACTACTAGAACTGTTCCTACGATAGACAAAGAAGGAAATATTTATACTATGGCAATTGATACTGCTTGCTGTCCTTATTATCCAGCATTAGCATCATTCACTAATACTGGTGAATTCAGGTGGAAATATCTTTTGGATGATGAAGAAAGTGATGATTTCTGGCAACCACTCATTTGTGATTCAGAAGGAACTGTCTATGTCGGTTCTACATTTGGATATAATTATTATGCTATCTCAAGTGATGGAACACTTAAATGGCAGTTGCCTTTGGAATTCAATAGCCAACAAGTTGATAACACTGGAGCAATAAGTAAGGATGGTACACTTTATCTTGGTGTCCATAATATCTCTCTAGTTACAAATCAAACTAGGACATTAATAGCTATTAAAGATACGGGGGCTGTATCAGTTTATGAAAATAATATTATAATTAAAGACTACTCACTTTCACAAAATTATCCTAATCCATTTAACCCGACTACAACAATATCATATCAAATAAAGAAGGGAGGATTAGTTCAACTTAAAGTTTATGACGTATTGGGAAAAGAAGTTGCAACATTAGTGAAAGAAGAACAAACACAAGGTAATCACTCAGTTAAATTTAATGGCAGTAATTTACCAAGCGGAATGTATGTATATTCTTTAAGAGTAAATGGAATCATTGAAAATAAAAAGATGATTTTGCTGAGATGAGGAAGTAAGTATAACCCGCCAATCAAGCGGACGCCGTATTCGCATTTGGCATTTTTGTAATTATTGGCTTTGTAGTTCCGTGTAAAGTTTCTTGTTCAAAGTTGTTCTGTCAAATAATTTTTTTAATAAATAAAGAGTTGTTGGTATAGTTCGGCACTCTTGTTATGGGGCCCCGCTTATCGGCAACGGCGTTAGGCATTTGGCTTAACGGCGATGCGCCAATGTTTAGCTCTAATTTGTAAAGCGTTGTCAAATTAAAGTTAGGAGCAATCTGAAAAAGTTACAATTAAAGTATTTGATGTTTTGGGAAGGGAAGCTGCAGAACTTGTAAATGAGCAAAAAGAAGCGGGGACATATACAATCAATTTTGATGCAACAAATTTAACAAGTGGAATTTATTTTTATTAAATTCAGGCGGGTAAATATTCTAAAACAAGAAAATCATTATTGCAAAAGTAATCGTTTCTTTTAACAAAAGATTATCCCGAATCCGGGATAATCTTTCAATTATTTACTTTAGAGTTAGGAAGAATTATGATAAAAAAAATAATGATTATACTTTTATTAACAGCATTAAATTATGCTCAACAACAAACTGATATACCCTGGCCAACACTTGCAAATACCGATTGGCCGATGATAAAGCATGATCCCCAATTTACTGGAAGATCGCCTTATAGAGGACCGCAAAGACCAACTGTAATATGGACAGTTGATATGCCTTATGGAATCTTTTCAGGGCCAGTTATAGGAAAAGAAGATAATTTATATTTTGGTTCATATTATTCTTTTGCTGATAATTTTTATTGCTATACTCAAGATGGCAATTTAAAATGGGATTATTCACTTGGAAGATCAAAATCCCCTGCTTCAGGTATTTTAATTGACTCAACAAATACGATTTATTTTGGATCATCTGATAATTATTTATATGCACTTAATAGCGATGGTACATTTAAATGGGAATACGAAACTTTGGATTTTTTTGGACCTACTTTAATGAATATTGATCTTCAAGGAAATCTTTACTCAACTAATAATGGTGGTAAGCTATTTTCGTTTAATCCTTCAGGTGATCTAAATTTTAGTGTAACTTATGAAAGTGGATTTAACCTGAAATCTCCGGTATTATCAACTGATGGAAATACAATTTATATCGCTGGCAAAGACTCTAATCTATTTGCATTAAATTTAGATGGAACTATAAAATGGAAATTTGAATGTAGTAGAATACTGACTGCGCCTATGGTTGATTCTTATGATAATATATATTTTATAGATGAACAAAGTTTATTCTCAATTTATCCTAATTCTGATATTAGATGGGAGTTCTCCTATTTTTATTTCGGTTCCTATTCAATCCCAACTATAGATTATGAGGGAAATATTTATGCTATAGCAACTGATACAATACCTCCATATTACAAATTATTGATTTCTTTAGATTTTAATGGAAATTATAGATGGAAATATTCTTTTGATGATGAAGAGAGTGATGATTTCTGGCAACCACTCATTTGTGATTCAGAAGGAACAGTTTATGTAGGCTCGACACTGGGCTATAACTATTATGCTATTTCAAGTGACGGAAAACCTAAATGGAAATTACCTTTAATTGAACAACAACAGCAAGTAGATAATACTGGTGCGATTTCAAAAGACGGCACTTTATATTTAGGTGTTCATGATGTTTCTCTCTTACCCGGGCAGCAAAAAACATTAATTGCTATAAAAGATACCTGT is a window of Ignavibacterium sp. DNA encoding:
- a CDS encoding PQQ-binding-like beta-propeller repeat protein, which gives rise to MIKKIMIILLLTALNYAQQQTDIPWPTLANTDWPMIKHDPQFTGRSPYKGPQTPTVIWTKDLEDGIFSGPVIGDEGYLYFGTYYDYPIIQAFSDYFYCYDSAGNYVWEYNLGRNRPPQSGILIDSSNTIYFGSLDKYLYALNPDGTLKWEFETSAPIVELAIPNIDLQGNVYITNGLGRLYSIKHNGTLNWDTTYENGFFQKSPVFSPDGNTIYIAGRDSNLFALNLDGSLKWKFSCGNIIKAPLVDTYGNIFFSTLSGDYYFYSIFSSGQLRWKKNDIYFTTRTVPTIDKEGNIYTMAIDTACCPYYPALASFTNTGEFRWKYLLDDEESDDFWQPLICDSEGTVYVGSTFGYNYYAISSDGTLKWQLPLEFNSQQVDNTGAISKDGTLYLGVHNISLVTNQTRTLIAIKDTGAVSVYENNIIIKDYSLSQNYPNPFNPTTTISYQIKKGGLVQLKVYDVLGKEVATLVKEEQTQGNHSVKFNGSNLPSGMYVYSLRVNGIIENKKMILLR
- a CDS encoding PQQ-binding-like beta-propeller repeat protein, with translation MIKKIMIILLLTALNYAQQQTDIPWPTLANTDWPMIKHDPQFTGRSPYRGPQRPTVIWTVDMPYGIFSGPVIGKEDNLYFGSYYSFADNFYCYTQDGNLKWDYSLGRSKSPASGILIDSTNTIYFGSSDNYLYALNSDGTFKWEYETLDFFGPTLMNIDLQGNLYSTNNGGKLFSFNPSGDLNFSVTYESGFNLKSPVLSTDGNTIYIAGKDSNLFALNLDGTIKWKFECSRILTAPMVDSYDNIYFIDEQSLFSIYPNSDIRWEFSYFYFGSYSIPTIDYEGNIYAIATDTIPPYYKLLISLDFNGNYRWKYSFDDEESDDFWQPLICDSEGTVYVGSTLGYNYYAISSDGKPKWKLPLIEQQQQVDNTGAISKDGTLYLGVHDVSLLPGQQKTLIAIKDTCTVSVDEGNSEVMNYFLSQNYPNPFNPTTTISYQIKKGGLVQLKVYDVLGKEVATLVKEEQTQGNHSVKFNGSNLPSGMYVYSLHINNFIRNRKMILLK